The stretch of DNA TCTGTTCCCAGAAACGGTGAGAAGTGGTACAACTTCCGGGCGGTGCTGAACAAGCGCATGCTCCATCCGAGGGACTCTGCACAGTACTGTGACACCCTCAACGACGTCGTTACGGACTTCATCAAGAGGATGTGCTACCTGCGTCAGGGCAGCCCCACAGGAGATCTGGTGCCCGACATCGCCAATGAGTTCTATCGTTTCTCACTGGAGGGTACGTGGAAAAACTTAAACCTGCACAAAGCTGCACAGACACTGTATTTCTCTGAACCTAAATCTTAACCTTCGCCCCTCAGCCATTGCCTCCATTCTGCTCGAGACGAGGCTCGGCTGCCTGGAGAAGGAGATCCCCAAAGGCACGCAAGAGTTCATCAACTCAATATCCAAGATGTTCTCGTACAACTTCATTGTGACGTTGATGCCCAAGTGGAGTCGCAGCCTGCTGCCCTACTGGGGACACTACATCGCAGGCTGGGACGGCATCTTCAACTTTGGTGAGTGACTAActtttattttacctttaaaattgagaagaaataaaaaattttGAATCTTTACTTCTATTTCTGCACTCATTTTAGCTACCAACTTGATTGACAAGAGGATGGAGGTCCTTCAGCAGCGTTTGGACGACAACCAGGATGTGGAGGGTCAATACCTGGCTTACCTCCTCTCAAACACTCAGATGAGCATGAAAGATGTGTACGGCAACATCTCTGAGCTCCTGTTAGCCGGAGTGGACACGGTAAAGAAAAGTCTCGCCTTTATGTTGATATCTGTacgcatctctctctctctctctctgttgacaTAATGACGTGTTTCTGTTGTCAAGACCTCCAACACCCTCACATGGACTTTGCACCTGCTGTCCAAGAACCCTCAAGCTCAGGACAGACTTTACGAAGAAGTGTCCGCGCTGGTGCCAGCGGACCGGATACCCTCTGCAGAGGAGGTCACTCGGATGCAGTACTTAAGGGCTGTTATCAAGGAATCACTGAGGTGAGACCGTCAGTGATGTAAAAACATGTGATCTAGATTTAAGGAtaccacttttttttctgtttttataaaattTCAGGCATTGTTCCTTTATATTCTTACTTCTTCATCATTGCTCATCATCAGCAAGCAGCCTGAACCGAATCATTTGAGATCCTGTTTTGCAGGATGTACCCTGTGGTTCCCATCAACGCCAGAGTCGTGACGGACAAGGATGTAACGATTGGTGGATATCAGTTTCCAAAGAATGTGGGTCTGCTTTTTTtagccatttttatttttgttgtaaaaCCTTCAAAGAAAATTGGTATAAGTTTAAACGTCTCTGTATTTTAGTTGTCTAACTTGAAACTagagtttcagtgttttatctcttcactgctgtttCTCCAGACCGCTTTCACGTTTTCTCACTATGCCATCAGTCATGATGAGGACGTATTCCCAGAGTCGTTCACGTTTAAGCCGGAGAGGTGGCTCCGTGACGGCCGCATCAGGCCCAACGCCTTCGGGGCCATCCCGTTTGGCTTCGGAGTGAGAGGCTGCGTCGGTCGCCGGGTTGCTGAGCTCGAGATGTATCTGGCTCTGTTTCGGGTGAGTGGGAATATAACATCTACTGAACACACCTGCTGATGTCAAGCTTGATTTTATCAAACAAGATACAACTTTAAAACCTTtaacttcagtgttttattttgtgttttttttcctacagcTGATCCGGCAATTTGAAATCAAACCAGATCCGACGGTTGGGGAGCTGAAATGCATCAACCGCACAGTTCT from Sparus aurata chromosome 9, fSpaAur1.1, whole genome shotgun sequence encodes:
- the cyp27a1.1 gene encoding sterol 26-hydroxylase, mitochondrial, which gives rise to MAARSSGNVMWRSSCLLPGRVAAVCSRGAGSVSSASEPLSSLQDKPRTLEDLPRVTLWELLYRMTFQGFHNRMHELQIYEKKLYGPIYRGATNHICVNTPQLLAEVLRNDNKLPSRGDMAVWKEYRDMRGFGYGLFTENGEKWYNFRAVLNKRMLHPRDSAQYCDTLNDVVTDFIKRMCYLRQGSPTGDLVPDIANEFYRFSLEAIASILLETRLGCLEKEIPKGTQEFINSISKMFSYNFIVTLMPKWSRSLLPYWGHYIAGWDGIFNFATNLIDKRMEVLQQRLDDNQDVEGQYLAYLLSNTQMSMKDVYGNISELLLAGVDTTSNTLTWTLHLLSKNPQAQDRLYEEVSALVPADRIPSAEEVTRMQYLRAVIKESLRMYPVVPINARVVTDKDVTIGGYQFPKNTAFTFSHYAISHDEDVFPESFTFKPERWLRDGRIRPNAFGAIPFGFGVRGCVGRRVAELEMYLALFRLIRQFEIKPDPTVGELKCINRTVLVPDKPLSLHFVDRGGENAA